A genomic region of Alistipes megaguti contains the following coding sequences:
- a CDS encoding PaaI family thioesterase: MKRIINPWRGMEGYRCYGCDPHSPEGLRMEFYEDGEEIVSLWHPRPEFQGWVDTLHGGIQATLADEISSWVVFRKFQTSGVTTRMEVRYHRPIHTSDDHIVLRARVEEQRRNLVRIAVRITDSEGRLCTEATCVYFLFSKEKAREEFHFCDCGVEEGDFDPLNAHSEAGK, translated from the coding sequence ATGAAACGCATCATCAATCCCTGGCGCGGCATGGAGGGGTACCGCTGCTACGGTTGCGACCCTCACAGCCCCGAGGGGCTTCGCATGGAGTTCTACGAAGACGGCGAGGAGATCGTCAGCCTCTGGCACCCGCGCCCCGAATTCCAGGGGTGGGTCGACACGCTGCACGGCGGAATCCAGGCCACGCTGGCCGACGAGATCAGCAGCTGGGTGGTCTTCCGCAAGTTCCAGACCAGCGGCGTAACCACCCGCATGGAGGTGCGCTACCACCGCCCGATCCACACCTCGGATGACCACATTGTGCTGCGGGCCCGCGTCGAGGAGCAGCGCCGCAATCTGGTGCGCATCGCCGTGCGCATCACCGACAGCGAGGGGCGTCTCTGCACCGAGGCCACGTGCGTCTACTTCCTCTTCTCGAAGGAGAAGGCCCGCGAGGAGTTCCACTTCTGCGACTGCGGGGTCGAGGAGGGCGATTTCGACCCGCTGAACGCCCACTCCGAGGCCGGGAAATAG
- a CDS encoding MFS transporter, which translates to MNESENRTARPVLWNSNYVKVWIANFMLFFAFYLLAPLLPLYLRDTFSAGKAMIGIVLSGYTLTALCVRPFSGFVVDTFPRKKVLLICYFCFALFFAGYFITGSLVLFAAIRTLHGAPFGATTVASSTMAVDVLHPERRSEGIGYYGLSNNIAMAIGPSMGLYIYHTIHNFELLFTLSLVIAFAGLVIDSTIHCRERQPIRRESKVSLDRFVLLKGWSEGICIAAFAFSFGVISTYIAIYSQEVLHITSGSGTFFMLLAVGLILSRLVGSRSLREGKIVQNASAGMLMSMCGYLVFTAVPNLYGYYAAALMIGLGNGHMYPAMQTMFINLAPHERRGTANSTILTSWDLGVGIGIIGGGSVAEHLGGYGAAFWLAFAVNVVGVLFFFAYARRSFLRNRLR; encoded by the coding sequence ATGAACGAAAGTGAGAATCGAACGGCACGCCCCGTTCTCTGGAACAGCAACTACGTGAAGGTATGGATCGCCAACTTCATGCTCTTCTTCGCATTCTATCTGCTGGCGCCGCTGCTGCCGCTCTACCTGCGCGACACCTTCTCGGCCGGCAAGGCCATGATCGGCATCGTACTGAGCGGATACACCCTCACGGCCCTCTGTGTCAGACCATTCAGCGGCTTCGTGGTTGACACCTTCCCCCGCAAGAAGGTACTTCTGATCTGCTACTTCTGCTTTGCGCTCTTCTTCGCCGGGTACTTCATCACCGGATCGCTCGTCCTGTTCGCCGCCATCCGCACGCTGCACGGCGCACCGTTCGGCGCCACAACCGTCGCCAGCAGCACCATGGCCGTCGACGTGCTCCACCCCGAACGCCGCTCCGAAGGTATCGGCTACTACGGCCTGAGCAACAACATCGCCATGGCCATCGGACCCTCGATGGGCCTCTACATCTACCACACGATCCACAACTTCGAACTGCTCTTCACCCTCTCGCTGGTGATCGCCTTCGCGGGACTCGTCATCGACTCGACGATCCACTGCCGCGAACGACAGCCGATCCGCCGCGAAAGCAAGGTCTCGCTCGACCGTTTCGTCCTGCTCAAGGGGTGGAGCGAAGGGATCTGCATCGCCGCCTTCGCCTTCTCGTTCGGCGTCATCTCGACCTATATCGCCATCTACAGCCAGGAGGTACTGCACATCACCTCGGGATCGGGCACCTTCTTCATGCTGCTGGCCGTGGGACTGATCCTCTCACGGCTGGTCGGAAGCCGCTCGCTGCGCGAGGGGAAGATCGTCCAGAATGCCTCGGCCGGCATGCTGATGTCGATGTGCGGCTATCTGGTCTTCACGGCCGTGCCGAACCTCTACGGCTACTACGCCGCCGCCCTGATGATCGGCCTCGGAAACGGACACATGTATCCGGCCATGCAAACCATGTTCATCAACCTGGCCCCGCACGAACGCCGCGGTACGGCCAATTCGACGATCCTCACCTCGTGGGACCTCGGCGTCGGGATCGGCATCATCGGCGGCGGCAGCGTCGCCGAACACCTGGGCGGCTACGGGGCGGCCTTCTGGCTGGCCTTTGCCGTCAATGTCGTGGGCGTACTCTTCTTCTTCGCCTACGCCCGCCGCAGCTTCCTGCGCAACCGCCTCCGCTGA
- a CDS encoding serine O-acetyltransferase, giving the protein MRITPATPQPQRPAGAAAPAGLSDRQLRQLAARLTAHDPHIPVLAAAGIDPTALERIVEGFRSVVFTGYFDRRPPEVQLTELAGHLTRQCARAFAVFHGRTPDNDFPDASAPFESTSGEGADAMPRASDAATSDTAAERFGAETARRLLEMLPELRRRLGTDVRAVCDGDPAASGCEEVILCYPALVAMTHYRLAHALWESGVPILPRMITERAHSMTGIDIHPGAVIGDSFSIDHGTGVVIGETCIIGSHVRLYQGVTLGAKSFKFDDEGHILREARHPILEDRVVVYSNSSILGRVRIGHDSVIGGNVWQTTDLAPHSRVIQGRATISTFENGGGI; this is encoded by the coding sequence ATGAGAATCACCCCCGCTACCCCACAGCCGCAGCGTCCCGCGGGCGCTGCGGCCCCGGCCGGGCTCTCCGACCGGCAGCTGCGGCAACTGGCCGCACGCCTCACGGCGCACGATCCGCACATTCCCGTCCTGGCGGCCGCCGGGATCGACCCCACGGCGCTGGAGCGCATCGTCGAAGGGTTCCGCTCGGTGGTCTTCACCGGGTATTTCGACCGGCGGCCCCCCGAGGTGCAGCTCACCGAGCTGGCCGGGCACCTCACCCGGCAGTGCGCCCGGGCCTTCGCCGTCTTCCACGGCCGCACCCCGGACAACGACTTCCCCGACGCCTCCGCCCCATTCGAATCCACCTCCGGAGAAGGTGCGGATGCGATGCCGCGCGCGAGCGACGCCGCCACGTCCGACACAGCGGCCGAACGGTTCGGCGCGGAGACGGCCCGCCGGCTGCTCGAAATGCTGCCCGAACTGCGCCGCCGGCTGGGCACCGACGTGCGGGCGGTCTGCGACGGCGATCCGGCGGCGTCGGGCTGCGAAGAGGTGATTCTCTGCTACCCGGCGCTGGTGGCCATGACCCACTACCGGCTGGCCCATGCGCTGTGGGAGTCCGGGGTTCCGATCCTGCCGCGGATGATCACCGAACGGGCCCACTCGATGACGGGAATCGACATCCACCCCGGAGCCGTGATCGGCGATTCGTTCAGCATCGACCACGGCACGGGCGTCGTCATCGGCGAAACCTGCATCATCGGCAGCCACGTACGACTCTACCAGGGGGTGACGCTCGGCGCCAAGAGTTTCAAGTTCGACGACGAGGGGCACATCCTGCGCGAGGCACGCCACCCGATTCTCGAGGACCGTGTGGTGGTCTACTCCAACTCGTCGATTCTCGGGCGCGTGCGCATCGGCCACGACTCGGTCATCGGCGGCAACGTCTGGCAAACCACCGATCTGGCCCCTCACTCGCGGGTCATCCAGGGACGGGCCACGATCTCGACCTTCGAGAACGGCGGCGGGATCTGA
- the cysK gene encoding cysteine synthase A, which translates to METIANSVLELIGRTPLVELQRLGRRTDAAARIVAKVESRNPAGSVKDRVALAMVEAAEARGELHPGATIIEPTSGNTGVGLALVCALKGYRLILTMPETMSIERRRLVAAYGARVELTPGAEGMAGAIARARALQAGIPESVILQQFENPANPERHYRTTGDEIWRDTDGRIDLFVAGVGTGGTVSGTGRRLKELNSAVEIVGVEPAASPVLSGGQPGPHRIQGIGAGFVPANFDPTVVDRILRVDDAQAIAAARMLARCEGLLAGISSGAALWAALHLARQEALRGKTIVVLLPDTGERYLSTALYDFDNFKADLQL; encoded by the coding sequence ATGGAAACAATCGCAAACTCCGTACTGGAACTCATCGGCCGCACACCGCTGGTCGAACTGCAGCGCCTCGGCCGCCGGACAGACGCCGCGGCCCGCATCGTGGCCAAAGTCGAATCGCGCAACCCCGCGGGGAGCGTCAAGGACCGCGTGGCGCTGGCCATGGTCGAGGCGGCCGAGGCGCGCGGCGAACTGCATCCCGGCGCCACGATCATCGAACCCACGAGCGGAAATACCGGTGTCGGGCTGGCGTTGGTGTGCGCCCTGAAGGGCTACCGGCTCATCCTGACCATGCCCGAGACAATGAGCATCGAACGGCGGCGCCTCGTGGCGGCCTACGGCGCACGCGTGGAGCTGACGCCCGGTGCCGAAGGGATGGCCGGGGCCATTGCCCGGGCCCGAGCGCTGCAGGCCGGGATCCCGGAATCGGTGATCCTCCAGCAGTTCGAGAATCCGGCCAACCCCGAACGCCACTACCGCACGACGGGCGACGAAATCTGGCGCGACACCGACGGACGGATCGATCTCTTCGTGGCAGGGGTCGGGACCGGCGGCACGGTGAGCGGCACGGGCCGCCGCCTCAAGGAGCTGAATTCGGCGGTGGAGATCGTCGGCGTGGAGCCCGCCGCGTCGCCCGTGCTGTCAGGCGGGCAGCCGGGGCCCCACCGCATTCAGGGCATCGGGGCGGGATTCGTCCCGGCGAACTTCGACCCGACGGTCGTCGACCGCATCCTCCGCGTCGACGATGCACAGGCCATTGCCGCGGCACGGATGCTGGCCCGATGCGAGGGGCTGCTGGCCGGCATTTCGTCGGGGGCCGCCCTCTGGGCCGCGCTGCATCTGGCCCGTCAGGAGGCGCTGCGCGGCAAAACGATCGTCGTCCTGCTACCCGACACCGGCGAACGCTACCTCTCGACCGCCCTCTACGATTTCGACAACTTCAAGGCCGACCTCCAGTTATGA
- a CDS encoding FUSC family protein translates to MTTNRPTTDTPAAREALLRRLAGRIQPVNAAATCVGVLLAYLVGTYVTGPFHAASHWMGAMLACTSVVVVLQKPGLKQSLPVGWMRVLGTFIGALIAFCYLSIWHFSIAGMLLTIFLLEIVSMLLGIYVNGHIATITLIVILLISQENPRLPPAINCLLRFLESVVGVGIGLGVMWVSEGWQQHRQAKNAPPTGG, encoded by the coding sequence ATGACCACCAACCGCCCCACCACCGATACGCCCGCCGCGCGGGAAGCGCTGCTGCGGCGCCTTGCCGGGAGAATCCAGCCCGTCAATGCCGCCGCCACGTGCGTCGGCGTACTGCTGGCCTATCTGGTGGGGACCTACGTCACCGGCCCCTTTCACGCCGCCTCGCACTGGATGGGGGCCATGCTGGCCTGCACGTCGGTGGTGGTCGTGCTGCAGAAGCCCGGACTCAAACAGTCGCTTCCGGTCGGCTGGATGCGCGTGCTGGGGACCTTCATCGGCGCCCTGATCGCCTTCTGCTACCTGAGCATCTGGCACTTCTCCATCGCCGGGATGCTCCTGACGATCTTCCTGCTCGAGATCGTCAGCATGCTGCTCGGCATCTACGTCAACGGACACATCGCCACCATCACGCTGATCGTCATCCTGCTCATCTCGCAGGAGAACCCCCGCCTGCCACCGGCCATCAACTGCCTGCTGCGTTTTCTGGAGTCGGTCGTCGGCGTGGGGATCGGACTGGGAGTGATGTGGGTCTCGGAGGGGTGGCAGCAACACCGGCAGGCGAAAAACGCCCCGCCGACGGGCGGATAA
- a CDS encoding RNA polymerase sigma-70 factor: MVMENGRLQLLLTPAEFGQFFSEFKPRFVAVACRYVRNAAVAEDIVSDSFMAFWEIRESLPADINIPAYILTSVKNRCLNHLNAQLRHRLAEQDLHSTRQRLLMADVRSLSACDPDRIFSKEIRLLSGGAIARMGEMTRRVFLLSRQEGLTYKEIADRLGITVSRVNFEMRRALDLLREALKDYLPATLIFWLFSNRF, translated from the coding sequence ATGGTGATGGAAAACGGACGGTTGCAACTCTTGCTTACTCCTGCCGAATTCGGGCAATTCTTCTCCGAATTCAAACCCCGTTTTGTCGCCGTAGCGTGTCGTTATGTCCGCAATGCCGCCGTGGCCGAGGATATCGTTTCGGACAGTTTCATGGCCTTTTGGGAGATTCGTGAGAGTCTGCCCGCCGATATCAACATTCCGGCCTATATCCTTACTTCGGTCAAGAACCGCTGTCTGAACCATCTCAACGCCCAACTCCGTCATCGTCTGGCCGAACAGGATCTCCATTCGACCCGCCAGCGGTTGCTCATGGCCGATGTGCGCTCGCTCTCGGCCTGCGATCCGGACCGCATCTTTTCGAAGGAGATCCGCCTGCTGTCCGGCGGCGCCATTGCCCGCATGGGCGAGATGACCCGCCGCGTCTTTCTGCTGAGCCGCCAGGAGGGGCTGACCTACAAGGAGATCGCCGACCGGCTGGGCATTACGGTCAGCCGGGTCAATTTCGAGATGCGGCGGGCGCTGGATCTTCTGCGCGAGGCGCTGAAGGACTATTTGCCGGCCACACTCATCTTCTGGCTGTTTTCGAACCGCTTCTGA
- a CDS encoding FecR domain-containing protein: protein MDDLTLQKYLRNELSEKELVEVLDWLDASPENQRRLDRLDYLSNVAILLGPAEQPAATLRRPMSRWRRTLRWSAGIAAGLLVGLGIGQLLSHRAMDLRSQEFMTITAPNGQSISVTLNDGSHVWLNAGSTLEYPTLFSSRRRQVRVSGEAMFEVEHDASWPFVVETFACEAEVLGTKFNILADADNHSFSAALLEGRLKIRNREHADESLILSPNEEANLVDSHLQLEKISDPDDFRWVDGLMNLNGLTFGEVIDKLKRYYGVQIVVEGPGNLTDRRYHGKIRVSYGIDHALDLLQMMTSDFTYAHDNETNTIYIHRRSRMPMN from the coding sequence ATGGACGATCTCACACTTCAGAAATATTTGCGCAACGAGCTCTCGGAAAAGGAGCTCGTCGAGGTGCTCGACTGGCTGGACGCGTCGCCCGAAAATCAGCGCCGCCTCGACCGTCTGGATTACCTCTCGAACGTGGCAATCCTCCTCGGCCCTGCGGAACAGCCTGCCGCGACCCTTCGCCGTCCGATGTCCCGCTGGCGGCGGACCCTGCGCTGGAGCGCCGGCATCGCCGCCGGACTGCTGGTGGGGCTGGGTATCGGGCAGTTGCTGAGCCACCGGGCGATGGATCTGCGTTCGCAGGAGTTCATGACCATCACCGCCCCGAACGGGCAGAGCATCTCCGTGACCCTCAACGACGGTTCGCACGTCTGGCTCAACGCCGGCTCGACACTCGAATATCCGACCCTGTTTTCCTCCCGCCGGCGCCAGGTCCGAGTCTCCGGAGAGGCGATGTTCGAGGTCGAACACGATGCCTCGTGGCCTTTCGTGGTCGAGACCTTCGCCTGCGAGGCCGAGGTGCTCGGCACGAAATTCAATATTCTGGCCGATGCCGACAACCACAGCTTCTCGGCCGCCCTGCTCGAGGGCCGGCTCAAGATCCGCAACCGGGAGCATGCCGACGAGAGCCTGATCCTCTCGCCCAACGAGGAGGCGAATCTCGTCGACAGCCATCTGCAGCTCGAGAAGATCTCCGATCCGGACGATTTCCGCTGGGTCGACGGTCTGATGAACCTCAACGGACTGACCTTCGGCGAGGTGATCGACAAACTCAAACGCTACTACGGCGTGCAGATCGTCGTCGAGGGCCCCGGCAACCTGACCGACCGCCGCTATCACGGCAAGATCCGCGTTTCGTATGGCATTGACCACGCCCTGGATCTGCTGCAGATGATGACCTCGGACTTCACCTATGCGCACGACAACGAAACCAATACCATCTATATTCACCGACGAAGCCGAATGCCTATGAATTGA
- a CDS encoding SusC/RagA family TonB-linked outer membrane protein, translating into MKKSSIRQVKCLITLVLAVFLGFSVARAQNRSVTVKLDMTNVPMKTVMNEIEKQTGFLFLYTDDIDTERTVTLRIDARPLDEALAQLFRNTDITYRVSVPNIVLAKRPAAVPPPSTVSGVVKDADGMGVIGATVLIDGTTVGTTTGIDGSFTLTIPSTVEQPALSVSFIGYQTVTLAVGNRSTFDIVLKPEAVEVESVVVTALGIKRAEKALSYNVQQVNSESIVANKDANFINSLNGKVAGVTINASSSGVGGASKVVMRGTKSISQSSNALYVIDGVPMFTKAQDGGTEFASQGTTDPIADINPEDIESISVLTGAAAAALYGSDAANGAIVVTTKRGQAGQLSVTATAGVEVMSPFVLPQFQNRYGTGNLTTPINVNSYSWGKRLNEVNRMGYDPRSDYFRTGVNNTESVSLSTGTEKNQTYLSAAAVNSEGIVPNNSYDRYNFTFRNTTSFLNDRMKLDVGASYVLQKDLNMINQGTYNNPLTGAYLFPRGDDWEDIKMYERYDPVDKISKQYWPMGDGSITMQNPYWANYRNLRGNRKDRYMLSAQLSYDVLDWLNLSGRIRIDNSHNTYTEKMYASSNVQLTEQSSNGLYGVTKTMDRQVYGDALVNINKTFGDDWSLQANIGASFSDMKNDAMKIRGPISDGTSGEKQGLANVFNLQNLSNSTKTTRLEEGWREQTQSLFASAEVGYKGTYYLTLTGRNDWPSQLAGPHSNASSFFYPSVGLSVVLSQIIPNMPENLSYVKVRGSYASVGVAFERYIANPLYSWNESGLSWNTQTQYPAFHLKPERTKSFEVGLTMRFLRHFNLDVTYYNSHTSNQTFDPQLSGGTGFSSIIIQSGNVLNRGVELALGYRNTWRDFTWDTNFTFSTNRNRILSLANNVINYATGEHFSIERLNMGGLGDAQFLLQEGGTLGDLYSRRDLRYDENHAIYIDETGAVSTETIQDVNKYVKLGSVLPDANLSWRNDFRWKNLTFGCMVTARLGGIVYSRTQAMLDLYGVSEATAAARDAGGVWINGGDVVDPYTWYSAIAGGNSIPQFYTYSATNVRLQEASIGYTIPKKKLGNVCEITLSLVGRNLWMIYNKAPFDPESIASTGNYYQGIDYFMMPSLRSVGFNLRLKF; encoded by the coding sequence ATGAAAAAATCAAGTATTAGGCAAGTCAAATGCCTGATTACTCTTGTTTTGGCCGTATTTTTGGGTTTTTCGGTCGCCCGGGCCCAGAATCGGAGCGTGACGGTGAAGCTCGACATGACGAATGTCCCGATGAAAACCGTCATGAACGAAATCGAAAAACAGACCGGATTCCTCTTCCTTTATACCGATGACATCGATACGGAGCGTACGGTCACGCTGCGGATTGATGCGCGTCCGCTGGACGAGGCCCTCGCACAACTCTTCCGCAATACGGACATCACGTACCGGGTCTCCGTGCCGAACATCGTTCTGGCGAAGCGTCCCGCCGCTGTACCCCCCCCCTCGACGGTTTCGGGTGTGGTGAAGGACGCTGACGGTATGGGGGTCATCGGTGCCACGGTTCTCATCGACGGCACGACCGTCGGAACGACCACCGGTATCGACGGCTCGTTTACGCTGACGATCCCCTCGACGGTCGAACAACCCGCGCTGTCGGTCAGTTTTATCGGCTATCAGACCGTGACGCTGGCCGTCGGCAACCGCTCGACGTTCGACATCGTGCTGAAGCCCGAGGCCGTTGAGGTGGAGTCGGTCGTGGTGACGGCCCTCGGCATCAAGCGCGCCGAAAAGGCCCTTTCCTATAACGTGCAGCAGGTCAACTCCGAGTCGATCGTGGCCAACAAGGATGCCAACTTCATCAACTCGCTGAACGGCAAGGTGGCCGGTGTGACGATCAACGCCTCGTCGTCGGGTGTGGGCGGCGCCTCGAAGGTGGTCATGCGCGGTACGAAGTCCATCTCGCAGTCGTCCAATGCGCTCTACGTGATCGACGGCGTGCCGATGTTCACCAAGGCGCAGGACGGCGGCACGGAGTTCGCCTCGCAGGGTACGACCGACCCCATTGCCGACATCAACCCCGAGGACATCGAGTCGATCTCGGTGCTGACGGGTGCCGCGGCGGCGGCCCTCTACGGCTCGGATGCGGCCAACGGCGCCATTGTCGTGACGACCAAACGCGGTCAGGCCGGCCAGCTGTCGGTCACCGCCACGGCCGGTGTCGAGGTGATGTCGCCCTTCGTGCTGCCGCAGTTCCAGAACCGCTACGGCACGGGCAACCTCACCACGCCGATCAACGTCAACAGCTACAGCTGGGGCAAACGCCTCAACGAGGTCAACCGCATGGGGTATGATCCCCGCTCGGACTACTTCCGCACGGGAGTCAACAACACCGAGAGCGTCTCGCTCTCGACCGGTACGGAGAAGAACCAGACCTATCTGTCGGCTGCGGCGGTCAACTCCGAGGGCATTGTTCCCAACAACAGCTACGACCGTTACAACTTCACGTTCCGCAACACGACGTCGTTTCTCAACGACCGCATGAAGCTCGACGTCGGCGCCAGCTACGTGCTGCAGAAGGACCTGAACATGATCAACCAGGGTACGTATAACAACCCGCTGACGGGCGCCTACCTCTTCCCGCGCGGCGACGACTGGGAGGATATCAAGATGTACGAGCGTTACGACCCCGTGGACAAGATCTCGAAGCAGTACTGGCCCATGGGCGACGGCAGCATCACGATGCAGAACCCCTACTGGGCCAACTACCGCAACCTGCGCGGCAACCGCAAGGACCGCTACATGCTCAGCGCCCAGCTGTCGTACGACGTGTTGGACTGGCTGAACCTCTCGGGCCGCATCCGCATCGACAACTCGCACAACACCTACACCGAGAAGATGTACGCCTCGTCGAACGTGCAGCTCACCGAGCAGTCGTCGAACGGTCTGTACGGCGTGACGAAGACGATGGACCGCCAGGTCTACGGCGATGCGCTGGTCAACATCAACAAGACGTTCGGCGACGACTGGTCGCTGCAGGCCAACATCGGCGCCTCGTTCTCCGACATGAAGAACGACGCCATGAAGATCCGCGGTCCGATCTCGGACGGCACGTCGGGCGAGAAGCAGGGGCTGGCCAACGTCTTCAACCTCCAGAATCTGAGCAACTCGACCAAGACCACCCGTCTGGAGGAGGGGTGGCGCGAGCAGACGCAGTCGCTCTTCGCCTCGGCCGAGGTGGGTTACAAGGGCACCTACTACCTCACGCTCACGGGCCGCAACGACTGGCCCTCGCAGCTGGCCGGTCCCCACTCGAACGCCTCGTCGTTCTTCTATCCGTCGGTGGGCCTTTCGGTGGTGCTGTCGCAGATCATCCCGAACATGCCCGAGAACCTCTCCTATGTCAAGGTCCGCGGATCGTACGCCTCGGTGGGTGTGGCCTTCGAGCGCTACATCGCCAACCCGCTCTATTCGTGGAACGAGAGCGGCCTGTCGTGGAACACCCAGACGCAGTATCCGGCCTTCCACCTCAAGCCCGAACGGACCAAGTCGTTCGAGGTGGGTCTGACGATGCGCTTCCTGCGCCACTTCAACCTCGACGTCACCTACTACAACTCCCACACCTCGAATCAGACCTTCGACCCGCAGCTGTCGGGCGGTACGGGCTTCTCGTCGATCATCATCCAGTCGGGAAACGTGCTCAACCGCGGTGTCGAACTGGCGCTCGGCTACCGGAATACGTGGCGTGACTTCACCTGGGACACGAACTTCACCTTCTCGACCAACCGCAACCGCATCCTCTCGCTGGCCAACAACGTCATCAACTACGCCACGGGCGAGCACTTCTCGATCGAGCGGCTCAACATGGGCGGTCTGGGCGATGCGCAGTTCCTGCTGCAGGAGGGCGGTACGCTGGGCGACCTCTACTCGCGCCGTGACCTGCGCTACGACGAGAACCATGCCATCTACATCGACGAGACGGGAGCCGTCTCGACCGAGACGATCCAGGACGTCAACAAGTATGTCAAGCTCGGCTCGGTGCTGCCCGATGCCAACCTCTCGTGGCGCAACGACTTCCGCTGGAAGAACCTCACGTTCGGCTGCATGGTGACGGCGCGTCTGGGCGGCATCGTCTACTCGCGCACGCAGGCCATGCTGGATCTCTACGGCGTTTCGGAGGCGACGGCCGCGGCGCGTGACGCCGGCGGCGTGTGGATCAACGGCGGCGACGTGGTCGACCCCTACACCTGGTACTCGGCCATCGCCGGCGGTAACTCCATCCCGCAGTTCTACACCTATTCGGCCACGAACGTCCGCCTGCAGGAGGCCTCGATCGGCTACACCATCCCGAAGAAGAAGCTGGGCAACGTCTGCGAAATCACCCTTTCGCTCGTGGGCCGCAACTTGTGGATGATCTACAACAAGGCGCCGTTCGACCCCGAATCGATCGCCTCTACGGGCAACTACTATCAGGGTATCGACTACTTCATGATGCCCTCGCTGCGCAGCGTCGGATTCAACCTGCGTCTCAAATTCTAA